One region of Pseudomonas alvandae genomic DNA includes:
- a CDS encoding putative hydro-lyase, whose translation MEPIKAMQTKSAQEVRQMIRDGQLRGPTSGYADGYMQANLMILPAQYAADFKGFCDKNPKSCPLVAMGRPGDPSLPLAGDIDIRTDVARYRVYRQGVHIDTVDNLLSIWRDDLVIFALGCSFSFENAILNAGIEIRHITAKRNVPMYKTNLPTVQNGPFKGNMVVSMRAFSPSDLVQAILLSSRFPLAHGAPVHIGNPEEIGIKDIYQPDFGDVPVIQEGDILGFWACGVTPQMAIQQANVDIAITHEPGYMLVTDLPADANELSVA comes from the coding sequence ATGGAACCGATTAAAGCGATGCAAACGAAGTCAGCGCAGGAAGTCCGTCAAATGATTCGGGACGGTCAGTTACGTGGCCCAACGAGCGGTTACGCTGACGGCTACATGCAGGCAAACCTAATGATTTTGCCAGCTCAATATGCAGCTGATTTCAAAGGGTTTTGTGACAAGAATCCCAAGAGCTGCCCGCTGGTAGCCATGGGGAGGCCTGGAGACCCTTCTTTACCTTTAGCGGGCGACATCGACATCAGGACTGATGTGGCACGTTATCGTGTATATCGGCAGGGGGTTCATATCGACACGGTGGATAACCTGCTGAGTATCTGGAGAGATGATCTCGTCATCTTCGCGCTCGGCTGCTCTTTCTCATTCGAAAACGCTATTTTGAATGCGGGTATTGAGATCAGGCATATCACGGCCAAGCGCAACGTTCCCATGTACAAGACGAATTTACCAACGGTGCAGAACGGGCCGTTCAAAGGGAACATGGTCGTATCCATGCGAGCCTTTAGCCCAAGCGATCTGGTTCAAGCTATTTTGCTGTCGTCGCGTTTCCCACTCGCGCACGGTGCCCCGGTGCACATTGGTAATCCTGAAGAAATCGGTATCAAAGACATCTATCAGCCTGACTTCGGTGACGTTCCGGTTATTCAGGAAGGCGACATTCTCGGTTTTTGGGCATGTGGAGTCACCCCGCAAATGGCTATCCAACAAGCTAATGTGGACATCGCCATTACCCACGAGCCTGGTTACATGTTGGTAACCGATTTACCCGCTGATGCTAACGAGTTGTCAGTGGCTTGA
- a CDS encoding APC family permease, whose protein sequence is MAVSLEAESVASVKSAPIKLSGSMGALSLAMTVLAFSAPLTTVAGYIPVSLMFGGIASPLLFIIVGIMMLLFGIGYVTLNNAVKRPGDFYAFISYGLGKSAGLGSGIAAALSYFMLLAGVTSYFGVSCAELQKSLTGTALPWYVFTLGCWAAVGILGYLHVELSAKVLFWVMLTEIVICLAFAFGVLQAGGNGELATGAPFAPGELTKEGVNIPFAMLFAVSFFMGFEATALFRDECKNPDITIPRATYGSIIFIGILYTLCAYAMIMAYGHTAQAVATDSPATMFPNAFGLFVDNRVQVIITILVLSSAFAASLSTHNVLSRYLFNLGTDGAIPRFFSNIHTRHSSPFAASMAVSLMVLAILIPFIVMNVRPEFLYGQLSGLGTSGVIILMTIVNLSALTWYVRRGKQEGASFLKAFLAPAISTIFFVSLVGLVAYHFHLLVGGEPGERRWMLYCLIGVLFAGMGLAQFYKFKRPEVFARLGRAHHS, encoded by the coding sequence ATGGCAGTTAGTTTAGAGGCTGAAAGCGTGGCGAGTGTCAAGAGTGCGCCGATCAAGCTATCAGGGAGTATGGGTGCGCTCAGTTTAGCCATGACGGTTCTGGCATTTTCGGCGCCTTTGACGACAGTGGCAGGGTATATCCCTGTTTCTCTGATGTTCGGTGGTATCGCATCGCCGTTGCTCTTTATAATCGTCGGTATAATGATGTTGCTGTTCGGTATCGGTTACGTGACTTTGAATAACGCGGTCAAGCGACCGGGTGATTTCTACGCCTTCATCAGCTATGGCTTGGGCAAATCGGCAGGCTTGGGTTCTGGCATCGCCGCAGCCTTGTCCTATTTCATGCTGCTGGCGGGCGTCACTTCCTATTTCGGCGTTTCTTGTGCCGAACTCCAAAAAAGCCTAACCGGTACCGCGTTGCCCTGGTACGTGTTTACTTTGGGATGCTGGGCCGCTGTTGGTATTCTTGGTTATTTGCATGTGGAGCTTTCGGCCAAGGTGCTCTTCTGGGTGATGCTGACTGAAATTGTCATTTGCCTCGCGTTCGCTTTTGGTGTGCTCCAGGCAGGCGGCAATGGAGAGCTCGCCACCGGTGCTCCGTTCGCGCCGGGAGAGTTGACGAAAGAAGGGGTGAATATTCCCTTCGCAATGTTGTTTGCGGTCTCTTTCTTCATGGGGTTCGAGGCGACGGCACTGTTTCGTGACGAATGCAAAAATCCGGATATCACCATACCTCGTGCCACCTACGGCTCGATCATCTTCATTGGGATTCTTTACACGCTTTGCGCGTATGCGATGATCATGGCGTACGGTCACACGGCGCAGGCTGTGGCGACCGACAGTCCTGCGACTATGTTCCCCAATGCTTTCGGTCTTTTCGTCGATAACCGTGTCCAGGTAATCATCACTATCTTGGTGCTGAGCTCGGCATTTGCTGCGAGTCTGTCGACGCACAATGTTCTCTCGCGCTATCTATTTAATCTGGGAACAGACGGTGCTATCCCACGCTTTTTCAGTAACATCCATACTCGGCACTCGTCCCCGTTCGCAGCGTCCATGGCGGTGTCGCTCATGGTGCTGGCCATTCTGATCCCGTTCATCGTGATGAATGTGCGGCCAGAATTTTTGTATGGTCAGCTCTCTGGATTAGGGACCTCCGGGGTCATCATCCTGATGACTATCGTCAACCTGTCCGCTTTGACTTGGTACGTACGTCGTGGCAAGCAAGAGGGCGCAAGTTTTCTCAAAGCATTCCTGGCTCCGGCAATATCCACGATTTTCTTCGTCTCGCTGGTCGGTTTAGTGGCGTACCACTTCCACTTGCTGGTAGGCGGCGAGCCGGGCGAGCGGCGTTGGATGCTGTATTGCCTGATTGGAGTTCTGTTTGCCGGCATGGGGCTAGCTCAGTTTTACAAGTTCAAGCGCCCAGAAGTATTCGCGCGATTGGGGCGTGCTCATCACTCTTAA
- a CDS encoding thiamine pyrophosphate-dependent dehydrogenase E1 component subunit alpha encodes MFSQHLSRERLLEAYRAMQTIRVFEERIMIEMGTGDIPGNTHLYAGQEASAVGVCMHLSDEDYISSTHRGHGHCIAKGCDIVGMMAEIFGKATGTCGGKGGSQHIADLRKGMLGANGIVAGGAPITCGAALTAKLTGTKHVAIAFAGDGAMNEGAMAESLNLAKIWMLPMVFVIEDNGFGEATANEFVSAGTFTGRAAGYGIPAAEVDGTDLFKVYSVAGEAIERARNGGGPSLIHVHVPRYYGHYSGDPDSYRTPEEKKAMRLEQDCLTKFRAAVESQSLQDALKAIDEEIEQAVNEAVSAARAAPLPPLSALTSDVYVKYL; translated from the coding sequence ATGTTCTCGCAACATTTATCACGTGAACGGTTGCTCGAGGCCTATCGGGCCATGCAGACCATCCGCGTTTTCGAAGAGCGCATCATGATTGAGATGGGGACCGGTGATATCCCTGGGAACACGCACTTGTACGCTGGTCAGGAAGCAAGTGCGGTGGGCGTGTGCATGCATTTGTCTGACGAGGACTATATCTCTTCCACCCACCGTGGACACGGCCACTGTATTGCAAAGGGCTGTGACATCGTCGGTATGATGGCTGAAATTTTCGGCAAGGCCACTGGCACTTGTGGTGGTAAAGGCGGTTCGCAACATATTGCCGATCTGCGCAAAGGGATGCTCGGTGCCAACGGCATTGTTGCGGGTGGTGCACCGATCACCTGTGGCGCAGCGCTGACTGCCAAGCTAACGGGGACCAAGCATGTTGCCATAGCATTCGCCGGCGACGGTGCGATGAACGAGGGAGCCATGGCAGAAAGCCTCAACTTGGCAAAAATCTGGATGCTCCCAATGGTGTTCGTCATTGAAGACAATGGTTTTGGCGAAGCGACCGCAAATGAATTCGTGTCGGCCGGTACTTTTACCGGGCGAGCTGCTGGTTACGGTATCCCTGCCGCAGAAGTAGATGGCACTGATCTGTTCAAGGTCTATAGCGTCGCCGGTGAGGCGATTGAGCGTGCCCGTAATGGTGGCGGTCCGAGTCTGATTCATGTTCATGTCCCTCGTTATTACGGCCACTACAGTGGTGATCCGGACAGTTACCGCACCCCCGAAGAAAAGAAAGCCATGCGCCTCGAACAAGATTGCCTGACCAAGTTCCGTGCCGCGGTCGAATCGCAGTCCCTACAGGATGCACTGAAAGCCATCGATGAGGAGATCGAGCAAGCAGTGAATGAAGCAGTTTCTGCTGCTCGCGCCGCGCCGCTTCCTCCGCTTTCGGCACTCACCTCTGACGTCTACGTCAAGTACCTGTAA
- a CDS encoding alpha-ketoacid dehydrogenase subunit beta, with translation MAKISYRQALNDALHLEMARDPKVIMMGEDLTGGAGANGVKDAWGGPFGVTRGLLGAFGPERVRDTPISETAFVGAAAGAALTGMRPIAELMFVDFAGVCLDQIVNQIAKFRYMFGGHARTPLVIRATFGAGTRSAAQHTQAFYPVFTHFPGLKVVIPSNPYDAKGLLLQAIRDDDPVIFLEHKMLYDMVGEVPDGAYTVPFGEARVVRDGNDVLLIAFGRMVQVAEEAARKLASEGVSACVIDPRTTSPLDEDTLLEFTEEIGRVVIIDEANPRCGMAADISALLADKCFHALKAPIKMVTAPHSPVPYAPNLEDAYVPNADAVIKAVKSII, from the coding sequence ATGGCTAAAATTTCTTATCGTCAGGCTCTCAACGATGCCCTTCACTTGGAAATGGCACGCGATCCGAAAGTAATCATGATGGGCGAGGATCTGACCGGTGGTGCCGGTGCCAATGGTGTTAAAGACGCGTGGGGCGGTCCTTTTGGCGTAACGCGCGGGCTATTGGGGGCTTTCGGTCCGGAACGAGTGCGCGATACACCGATCAGCGAAACAGCATTCGTTGGTGCGGCTGCGGGTGCTGCGCTCACCGGCATGCGTCCGATTGCCGAGCTGATGTTTGTAGACTTTGCAGGTGTGTGTCTCGATCAAATCGTCAATCAGATCGCGAAGTTTCGGTACATGTTTGGTGGTCACGCACGTACCCCTCTGGTGATTCGGGCAACGTTTGGGGCGGGCACCCGTTCGGCAGCTCAACATACCCAGGCCTTCTACCCAGTGTTCACGCACTTCCCCGGTTTGAAAGTGGTGATTCCATCGAACCCTTACGATGCCAAAGGGCTTTTGTTGCAGGCGATCCGCGATGATGATCCGGTTATTTTCCTGGAGCACAAAATGCTTTACGACATGGTTGGTGAAGTGCCGGATGGCGCTTACACCGTCCCGTTTGGTGAGGCCCGGGTAGTTCGCGATGGGAATGACGTGCTGTTAATTGCCTTTGGCAGAATGGTTCAAGTCGCTGAAGAAGCTGCTCGCAAACTCGCATCGGAAGGTGTGTCTGCTTGTGTGATTGACCCTCGGACCACCTCGCCGCTAGATGAAGACACTCTGCTGGAGTTCACCGAAGAGATCGGCCGCGTCGTCATCATTGATGAGGCTAATCCGCGCTGTGGCATGGCGGCGGATATCTCGGCCCTGCTTGCCGACAAATGTTTCCACGCCCTGAAGGCGCCTATCAAGATGGTAACGGCTCCTCACTCGCCGGTCCCTTACGCGCCGAACTTGGAAGATGCCTATGTTCCTAATGCCGACGCTGTGATCAAAGCGGTCAAGTCCATCATTTAG
- a CDS encoding GlcG/HbpS family heme-binding protein, whose protein sequence is MAKKITHETALLGLTAGIRKAKELNQRSTLSVVDEGGHLIASIRVDDAAFGTIEIAQNKAYTAAAFRQPTAAWMDVVQPGAALYGLERSCSRPFVVFGGGFPVFDGDSVIGGVGVSGGPVEADEAIANVIVSAIQEK, encoded by the coding sequence ATGGCGAAAAAAATTACGCATGAGACAGCACTTCTTGGTTTGACTGCTGGCATACGAAAAGCGAAAGAGCTGAATCAGCGCTCAACGCTCTCGGTGGTCGACGAAGGAGGTCATCTAATCGCCTCGATCCGTGTGGACGATGCTGCATTTGGCACCATTGAAATTGCACAGAACAAAGCCTATACGGCTGCAGCATTTCGACAGCCCACGGCTGCATGGATGGATGTTGTACAGCCGGGAGCTGCGTTGTACGGGCTTGAACGTTCATGCTCTCGTCCGTTTGTGGTGTTCGGCGGTGGATTTCCAGTCTTTGACGGCGACTCAGTCATCGGTGGTGTGGGTGTTTCCGGCGGCCCTGTAGAGGCCGACGAAGCGATTGCAAATGTGATCGTTTCGGCAATCCAAGAAAAATAG
- a CDS encoding LysR family transcriptional regulator, with protein sequence MIDLRSLQTFYAVAQQGGFHKAAEKLHTSQPAVSARIAQLERHLKCRLLERDKRGCFLTPQGRELLTYAERMFALENEMIEAVAGHGGLRGTVSLGASDTIVHAWLSDLLKHLNREYPEITLEIVVDSTTNMTAGLADFSLDVALLMGPVNIGNAENLPLCQYPITWIKSKELDIGTDTPSLAVLAEFPIITYARVTRPYWQLKEMFERENLHRTKIFANSSLSSIVRMTLDGIGIAAIPQHVVAEEIASGKLEIVNTPHEMPVMSFTASFIERPDMPLNRIVAQLAQKVAADYWRI encoded by the coding sequence ATGATCGACTTGAGAAGCCTTCAGACGTTTTATGCGGTCGCTCAACAAGGAGGATTTCACAAGGCGGCGGAGAAGCTTCACACCTCTCAGCCAGCGGTGTCAGCGCGTATCGCGCAGCTCGAGCGCCATCTGAAATGCCGGCTTCTGGAGCGAGACAAACGAGGATGTTTTCTTACGCCCCAGGGTCGGGAATTGCTGACCTATGCGGAACGGATGTTTGCGCTTGAAAACGAGATGATCGAGGCAGTTGCCGGTCATGGAGGGCTTCGAGGCACCGTAAGCTTAGGCGCCTCTGACACCATCGTGCACGCATGGCTTTCCGATCTGCTCAAGCATTTAAACCGTGAGTATCCCGAGATAACTCTAGAGATAGTGGTGGACAGCACAACCAACATGACGGCGGGCCTGGCAGACTTTAGCCTCGATGTTGCGCTGCTGATGGGCCCTGTGAACATAGGCAATGCGGAAAATCTACCGCTGTGCCAATACCCGATCACTTGGATCAAATCTAAAGAGCTAGATATCGGTACCGACACCCCCAGCCTGGCAGTATTAGCTGAATTCCCGATCATTACCTATGCCCGAGTCACCCGACCTTATTGGCAACTCAAGGAAATGTTTGAACGAGAGAATTTGCACCGAACAAAAATTTTCGCCAACTCCTCCCTGTCATCAATCGTGCGCATGACACTCGACGGCATTGGTATCGCTGCTATTCCTCAGCACGTCGTTGCTGAAGAAATCGCAAGTGGAAAACTTGAAATCGTCAATACGCCACATGAAATGCCGGTCATGTCATTTACAGCGAGCTTTATCGAGCGGCCCGATATGCCACTAAACCGTATCGTCGCTCAGCTCGCACAGAAGGTTGCCGCCGATTACTGGCGCATCTGA
- a CDS encoding LysR family transcriptional regulator, whose product MARYTELHSFIQIAQKGSFAAAALSEGVTPAMLGRRLDSLERRLGVKLMHRSTRGLHLTELGEQLLERARSLIREFDDIEADISSSAKRVTGNLLLSAPAGFGRLHVAPHALAFHRQFPHLKLSFNLTDSLVDLVGEGYDMSIRIGPVTDPNYVAIKLFSNRRVVCGTPAYFKAHGTPTTLEELAGHNCLAFTSQGGQQRGWTFQQDGRAVAIRVGGNLACNDGELLFAWMRQGVGIGWRSTWEIQRELMSGELVTVLDDFALPNYDIQAVYPQQRYLPAKVRHFIDFLKAVYQQPGYW is encoded by the coding sequence ATGGCTCGTTACACAGAACTCCACAGCTTCATTCAAATTGCTCAAAAGGGCAGCTTTGCAGCCGCGGCGCTCAGTGAAGGGGTAACGCCTGCCATGTTGGGACGGAGACTGGACTCTCTAGAGAGACGTCTGGGTGTGAAGTTGATGCATCGTTCAACCCGTGGGCTGCACCTGACCGAATTGGGTGAGCAATTGCTTGAGAGAGCGAGGTCGCTGATACGGGAATTTGATGATATCGAGGCGGACATCAGCAGCAGTGCGAAACGGGTTACCGGAAACTTGCTTTTGTCCGCGCCAGCTGGGTTTGGACGCTTGCACGTTGCGCCACATGCTTTGGCTTTTCACCGTCAGTTCCCGCACCTGAAGCTGTCTTTCAATCTCACTGACAGCCTGGTGGATTTGGTGGGGGAGGGTTATGACATGAGTATTAGGATCGGTCCGGTGACAGATCCAAACTATGTTGCCATTAAATTGTTCTCTAATCGGCGGGTCGTGTGCGGGACGCCTGCGTATTTCAAGGCGCATGGAACGCCGACAACACTAGAGGAGTTAGCTGGACACAACTGCCTGGCGTTTACTTCCCAAGGCGGTCAGCAGCGGGGATGGACCTTTCAGCAAGACGGCAGAGCAGTGGCCATACGCGTCGGCGGCAATCTAGCCTGCAACGATGGAGAACTGCTCTTTGCATGGATGCGCCAAGGAGTAGGGATTGGATGGCGATCTACGTGGGAGATCCAGAGAGAGCTCATGAGCGGGGAGCTCGTTACGGTACTCGATGACTTCGCCCTTCCTAATTATGACATCCAGGCCGTATACCCACAGCAACGATACTTACCTGCCAAGGTACGACACTTTATCGATTTTCTAAAAGCCGTTTACCAGCAACCTGGATACTGGTAG
- the gcl gene encoding glyoxylate carboligase, whose protein sequence is MAKIRAIDAAVLVMRREGVDTAFGIPGAAINPLYSALQRNGGIDHVLARHVEGASHMAEGYTRAKAGNIGVCIGTSGPAGTDMVTGLYSASADSIPILCITGQAPRARMHKEDFQAVDITAIVKPVTKWATTVMEPGQVPYAFQKAFYEMRSGRPGPVLIDLPFDVQVAEIEFDIDAYQPLPLAKPAANRVQIEKALAMLNQAERPLLVAGGGIINADASKLLVEFAELTGIPVIPTLMGWGTIPDDHPLMVGMVGLQTSHRYGNATMLKSDLVLGIGNRWANRHTGSVDVYTEGRTFIHVDIEGTQIGRVFTPDLGIVSDAALALTVFIEVAREWQADGKLKDRIAWLQDCQQRKANLQRKTHFDNVPVKPQRVYEEMNQVFGKDTCYVSTIGLSQIAGAQFLHVYKPRHWINCGQAGPLGWTIPAALGVVKADPSRKVVALSGDYDFQFMIEELAVGAQFKLPYIHVVVNNSYLGLIRQAQRGFDMDYCVQLSFDNLNAPELNGYGVDHIAVAEGLGCKAIRVFEPSEIAPALRKAERMIEEFKVPVVVEIILERVTNISMGTEINAVNEFEELALVGNDAPTATSLLD, encoded by the coding sequence ATGGCAAAAATAAGAGCAATAGATGCAGCCGTTTTGGTGATGCGCCGTGAAGGTGTGGACACCGCTTTCGGCATCCCGGGTGCCGCGATCAACCCGCTGTACTCCGCCTTGCAGAGAAACGGTGGTATTGATCACGTCCTCGCTCGTCACGTGGAAGGCGCTTCGCACATGGCGGAGGGTTATACCCGCGCCAAGGCCGGCAACATTGGCGTGTGCATCGGCACCTCCGGCCCTGCTGGGACCGACATGGTCACTGGCCTTTACAGCGCGTCGGCCGACTCAATTCCGATCCTCTGCATCACTGGGCAAGCCCCCCGCGCTCGTATGCACAAGGAAGACTTCCAGGCCGTCGACATCACCGCCATCGTCAAACCAGTGACTAAATGGGCGACCACCGTCATGGAGCCAGGTCAGGTGCCGTACGCGTTTCAAAAAGCCTTCTATGAAATGCGCTCCGGTCGCCCTGGACCAGTCCTGATAGACCTGCCGTTTGACGTGCAGGTGGCCGAAATCGAATTTGACATCGACGCCTATCAGCCGCTGCCCCTGGCCAAGCCAGCCGCCAACCGGGTGCAGATCGAGAAGGCCTTGGCGATGCTGAATCAGGCTGAGCGCCCATTGCTGGTAGCTGGAGGCGGCATCATCAACGCCGATGCCAGCAAACTCCTAGTGGAGTTTGCCGAACTGACCGGCATCCCGGTGATTCCGACCTTGATGGGCTGGGGCACCATACCGGACGATCACCCGCTGATGGTCGGTATGGTCGGCTTGCAGACGTCCCATCGCTACGGTAACGCGACGATGCTCAAATCCGACTTGGTGTTGGGTATCGGTAATCGTTGGGCCAATCGTCATACCGGCTCGGTGGATGTCTACACCGAAGGCCGCACGTTCATCCACGTCGACATCGAGGGCACACAGATCGGCCGTGTGTTTACGCCTGACCTGGGCATCGTTTCCGACGCGGCCTTGGCCCTTACCGTATTCATCGAAGTGGCTCGTGAGTGGCAAGCCGATGGCAAGCTGAAGGATCGCATTGCCTGGCTCCAGGATTGCCAGCAACGCAAAGCCAACCTGCAGCGCAAGACCCACTTCGACAACGTGCCGGTGAAGCCGCAGCGTGTCTACGAGGAAATGAACCAAGTGTTCGGCAAGGACACCTGCTATGTCAGCACCATCGGTCTGTCGCAGATCGCCGGGGCGCAGTTCCTTCATGTTTACAAACCACGCCACTGGATCAACTGCGGCCAAGCGGGTCCTTTGGGCTGGACGATTCCGGCCGCGCTGGGGGTGGTCAAGGCCGACCCGAGCCGCAAGGTCGTGGCGCTGTCGGGCGACTATGACTTCCAGTTCATGATCGAAGAGCTGGCGGTGGGTGCGCAGTTCAAGCTGCCTTACATCCATGTCGTGGTGAACAATTCCTACCTGGGCTTGATTCGCCAGGCACAGCGCGGTTTCGACATGGATTACTGCGTGCAGCTATCGTTCGACAACCTCAACGCCCCGGAACTCAACGGTTATGGCGTAGACCACATCGCTGTGGCCGAGGGCCTTGGCTGCAAGGCTATACGTGTGTTCGAACCGTCTGAAATTGCCCCTGCTCTTCGCAAAGCCGAGCGGATGATCGAAGAGTTCAAAGTTCCGGTGGTCGTCGAGATTATTCTGGAGCGAGTGACCAACATTTCCATGGGCACCGAGATCAACGCCGTCAATGAATTCGAAGAATTGGCGCTGGTCGGCAACGATGCACCGACGGCCACTTCATTGCTGGACTAA
- a CDS encoding OsmC family protein, translating into MSEHVVDLEWSAAAHSTKPETYSRDLIVHVSPEVKIMASAAVDYLGSSEKADPEQLLVSALASCHMLYFLALAEGQGYVVSTYTDNAVGVVDKRDEGGFWVSEITLNPKVQFSSDKQPDARTLERLHHRAHKGCFIANSIKTKVSVRVG; encoded by the coding sequence ATGTCTGAGCATGTTGTGGATCTGGAGTGGAGTGCTGCGGCGCACTCGACCAAGCCGGAAACCTATAGTCGCGACCTGATAGTTCACGTCAGTCCAGAGGTGAAGATCATGGCCTCAGCGGCTGTGGACTACTTGGGTTCGTCGGAGAAAGCCGATCCCGAGCAACTCCTGGTTAGTGCCCTCGCGAGTTGCCATATGTTGTATTTCCTTGCACTCGCAGAAGGTCAGGGATATGTGGTCAGCACCTATACTGACAACGCCGTGGGCGTGGTCGACAAGCGTGATGAAGGTGGCTTTTGGGTATCGGAAATAACCCTCAATCCAAAGGTCCAGTTCAGCTCGGATAAGCAACCTGATGCGCGCACTCTTGAGCGACTGCACCATCGCGCGCACAAGGGATGTTTTATTGCCAACTCGATCAAGACCAAAGTTTCGGTGCGAGTCGGTTAA
- a CDS encoding SDR family NAD(P)-dependent oxidoreductase: MANRLKGKCVLLTGGVANIGLAILDSFVAEGATVAVVDIDEKRGMEIQSRHPRSVKFFRADLSRESEIREVVNNAAGWLGGINTLCLNAGVQLSGNIEDFAMEAWDKVFAINVRANFVFIQESLPYLREATNSSVVLMSSLAGKRGGPGLSCYSASKAAIIGLTNSLAIELAKDGVRVNAVCPGWIDTPFNQPIIDFMGGKSKQDSVVQANIPLGRQATPNEVAPLFVYLASDESSYVTAQAINVCGGAYN, from the coding sequence ATGGCCAATCGATTGAAGGGTAAGTGCGTCCTTTTGACGGGGGGAGTTGCCAACATAGGATTGGCAATCCTGGACTCTTTTGTTGCCGAAGGCGCCACTGTAGCGGTGGTTGATATTGACGAAAAACGCGGCATGGAAATACAAAGTCGTCACCCGAGATCAGTTAAGTTTTTCCGGGCGGACCTTTCGCGCGAGAGCGAAATCCGCGAAGTCGTAAATAACGCCGCAGGTTGGCTTGGTGGTATAAATACTTTGTGTCTGAATGCTGGCGTTCAGTTATCCGGTAATATTGAAGATTTTGCTATGGAAGCTTGGGATAAAGTATTTGCCATCAACGTGAGGGCTAATTTCGTATTTATTCAAGAATCCTTGCCTTATTTGCGCGAAGCAACAAACTCATCTGTCGTGTTGATGTCTTCATTGGCTGGCAAACGAGGAGGGCCAGGTCTGAGTTGTTATTCTGCATCAAAGGCAGCAATTATTGGGCTTACTAATTCGCTGGCCATTGAGCTGGCTAAAGATGGCGTGCGGGTTAACGCCGTATGCCCAGGATGGATTGATACGCCGTTCAATCAGCCAATCATCGACTTCATGGGCGGTAAGAGCAAACAGGATTCGGTCGTTCAAGCGAACATTCCATTGGGACGTCAAGCGACCCCAAATGAGGTGGCGCCCCTATTTGTATATCTGGCGTCCGACGAATCCTCTTACGTCACCGCACAGGCAATCAATGTGTGTGGCGGCGCTTATAACTGA
- a CDS encoding acetoin dehydrogenase dihydrolipoyllysine-residue acetyltransferase subunit, whose translation MSIEAITIPKWGMTMTEGLLAEWMVAVGDRIERGQEIMEVESTKTTNAVESPVSGTLRRIVVPEGDTAPVGALVAVVADDSATDEDIDAFIAQFASSIKQDADEESGAVAAKKIDVGDGTVINALVIGPESENTVVLLHGFGGDLSTWMFNQDALAKDFRVLALDLPGHGASTPISGGDVLGSLTDAVEKAVDSLAKGKLHLVAHSFGGAVAAALTERKGEAVASLSLLAPIGLSTSINKLFLDDFVTAERRRPLKEVLERLFADPSKISNDMVEATLQFKRLEGVPAALGAIKDVIANEQGQVQSITATLSKFRGPVLLIWGERDEIVPMPTESEVPQNVILNILPSVGHMPQMESTAEVNRLLIENIAKAK comes from the coding sequence ATGTCTATCGAAGCAATCACCATTCCCAAGTGGGGAATGACCATGACCGAAGGGTTGTTGGCTGAGTGGATGGTAGCGGTCGGTGATCGGATCGAGCGCGGTCAAGAAATTATGGAGGTCGAGTCGACCAAGACTACCAATGCGGTGGAGTCTCCAGTCAGCGGCACATTGCGCAGGATTGTGGTGCCCGAGGGAGATACCGCCCCGGTAGGCGCATTGGTGGCTGTTGTCGCAGACGACAGCGCCACTGATGAAGACATTGATGCTTTCATTGCTCAGTTTGCGAGCTCGATCAAGCAGGATGCTGACGAAGAGTCTGGCGCAGTTGCGGCAAAGAAAATCGATGTCGGCGACGGTACGGTCATCAACGCATTGGTCATCGGGCCCGAAAGCGAAAACACGGTGGTTTTGCTTCACGGTTTTGGTGGTGATCTGTCCACGTGGATGTTCAACCAGGACGCGCTCGCCAAAGATTTTCGCGTATTGGCGTTGGATCTTCCCGGTCATGGCGCATCGACGCCCATTAGCGGGGGGGATGTGCTGGGTTCCTTGACCGACGCGGTCGAGAAAGCGGTCGATAGCCTGGCTAAAGGCAAGCTCCATCTAGTAGCACATTCCTTCGGCGGGGCTGTTGCTGCTGCCTTGACTGAGCGCAAGGGCGAAGCTGTCGCGTCGCTTAGCCTTCTAGCGCCTATTGGCCTGAGTACCTCCATTAATAAACTATTCCTTGATGATTTCGTCACCGCTGAGCGACGCCGTCCGCTGAAGGAAGTATTGGAGCGACTGTTCGCCGATCCGTCGAAAATTAGCAATGACATGGTCGAGGCGACCCTGCAGTTCAAGCGACTGGAAGGTGTTCCTGCGGCCCTCGGAGCAATTAAAGACGTAATTGCCAACGAACAAGGGCAAGTGCAATCGATTACGGCGACGTTGAGTAAGTTCAGAGGTCCCGTGCTGCTGATTTGGGGTGAACGCGACGAGATTGTGCCAATGCCAACGGAATCTGAAGTTCCACAAAACGTCATACTTAATATACTGCCGAGCGTAGGCCATATGCCTCAAATGGAATCGACCGCAGAGGTTAATCGGCTGCTTATTGAAAATATCGCAAAAGCAAAGTAA